The following are encoded in a window of Pirellulales bacterium genomic DNA:
- a CDS encoding leucine-rich repeat domain-containing protein encodes RSNVAPFANLIRLRYIYLDNADITDLSPLTGLRNLELISLRSTPVRDVSPLAGIKSLKSLDLSFTKVIDLSPLARLTNLKNLDIGCTEVSDLSALATLTNLENLYIGGAPNVSDLGALAGLENLKTLCLNYTGIRDLSRLSKLQRLKVLELEGVDVRDLTPLETLTNLELLDINDTDVDDLAPLAALKKLKSLVINATRVNQKQMLPLKQALPHCDIKVSAVGPVTPP; translated from the coding sequence GCGTTCGAACGTCGCACCATTCGCTAATTTGATAAGGCTGAGATACATATATCTCGACAACGCCGACATTACTGATCTCTCGCCACTCACCGGACTTAGAAATCTTGAATTGATCAGTCTTCGTTCGACCCCCGTGCGTGATGTCTCACCGCTTGCTGGAATCAAGAGCCTAAAGTCCTTAGACCTTAGCTTTACCAAAGTAATCGACCTTTCGCCGCTCGCGAGGCTTACGAACCTGAAAAATCTCGACATTGGCTGCACCGAAGTCAGCGATCTTTCGGCGCTCGCGACGCTTACGAACCTGGAAAATCTGTATATCGGTGGTGCGCCAAACGTCAGCGATCTAGGCGCCCTGGCCGGACTTGAGAATCTTAAAACCCTCTGCCTCAATTACACCGGAATCCGAGACCTTTCGCGGCTCTCTAAACTGCAACGCCTAAAAGTCCTGGAACTCGAAGGTGTGGATGTGCGTGATCTAACTCCGCTTGAGACATTGACAAACTTGGAACTCCTCGACATCAACGATACCGACGTCGACGACCTTGCACCGCTCGCAGCACTAAAGAAGCTAAAATCGCTTGTGATCAATGCAACCCGAGTCAATCAAAAGCAAATGTTGCCGCTAAAGCAAGCTCTGCCACACTGCGACATTAAGGTTTCTGCAGTCGGGCCTGTTACACCGCCATAG
- a CDS encoding KOW motif-containing protein: MSDADDTPDEILSGQRVQIISGTFEGFRAVVKSIDQENGKVFAEIPVFGKVHHVELGRGDVRPIK; this comes from the coding sequence ATGAGCGATGCCGACGACACACCAGACGAGATTCTTTCCGGACAACGAGTTCAAATCATCTCGGGAACCTTCGAGGGCTTTAGGGCAGTCGTCAAATCCATTGATCAAGAGAACGGGAAGGTCTTTGCCGAAATCCCCGTGTTCGGGAAAGTACATCACGTGGAACTTGGAAGAGGCGACGTCCGACCAATCAAGTAG
- a CDS encoding Clp protease N-terminal domain-containing protein — MYERFSDSARRAMQRANEKALAVRGQIGTEHVLLAIIEDGNCVATSVLKHLDVDMQVVRGEIERVAKSRPSPPPKGRRREVYSAKRVVEYAMEEARDMGHRYVGTEHILLGLLLDQQGIAAQALMHSAVSADAARQQILQVIGRGGSTVEGMALAPRASGGRPVMAGVFALLTGLAIIWYWLLHN, encoded by the coding sequence ATGTATGAGCGCTTCTCAGACTCCGCTCGCCGCGCCATGCAGCGCGCTAACGAGAAAGCACTGGCAGTCCGAGGCCAAATAGGTACAGAGCACGTTCTGCTTGCGATTATTGAGGACGGGAACTGCGTCGCCACCAGTGTCCTGAAACACCTCGACGTGGATATGCAGGTCGTGCGAGGTGAAATCGAAAGGGTGGCTAAGAGCAGGCCGAGTCCGCCGCCGAAAGGTCGGCGACGGGAAGTCTACAGTGCCAAGAGGGTCGTTGAATACGCGATGGAAGAGGCTCGTGATATGGGCCACCGCTATGTCGGCACTGAACACATTTTGCTGGGGTTATTGCTTGATCAACAGGGTATCGCAGCACAAGCGTTGATGCACTCCGCCGTATCAGCCGATGCTGCGCGCCAACAGATTCTGCAAGTCATCGGTCGCGGAGGTAGCACTGTGGAAGGCATGGCCCTGGCACCTCGGGCGAGCGGTGGGCGACCCGTAATGGCCGGAGTGTTCGCGCTGCTGACGGGCCTGGCAATAATCTGGTACTGGCTACTTCACAATTGA
- a CDS encoding alpha/beta fold hydrolase, translating to MNLKAFSRSKATIRAHPWRALALTAIAGFALLNALAFMHAWSMTHFVKIGGRTADNDSQLEEMHLADKARAVVFGVRINRPENYRTPSDLDLVFDTCRFDAGDGNECEAWFVPQKNPKGLVLLFHGFASCKTNLLAESQVFHELGYATLLVDFRGSGGSDGHTTTIGFREANDVRAAVDFAAEELGYSAPVLYGQSMGSAAILRAIAVHGVRPRGIVIECPFDRLISTVENRFSAMGLPSFPAAELLVFWGGVQQGYSGFSHNPADYAKSVNCPTLLLHGANDARVTPVQVRQVFDNLDGPKQLVLFDELGHGAGLLADPERWTSVIATYLGELPIGDIRVRNSAPEQN from the coding sequence ATGAACCTGAAGGCATTTTCACGATCAAAGGCTACAATCAGGGCCCATCCTTGGCGCGCACTCGCTCTGACAGCTATTGCGGGGTTTGCGCTGTTGAATGCCCTGGCGTTCATGCATGCTTGGTCGATGACACACTTCGTGAAGATCGGCGGTCGTACGGCGGACAACGATTCTCAACTCGAAGAGATGCACCTAGCCGACAAGGCTCGTGCCGTCGTGTTCGGCGTGCGAATCAACCGCCCGGAGAATTACCGGACACCAAGCGATCTTGACCTCGTGTTCGACACATGCCGATTTGATGCTGGCGATGGGAACGAATGTGAGGCGTGGTTTGTCCCACAGAAGAACCCCAAGGGACTAGTCCTGCTTTTCCACGGATTCGCCAGTTGTAAAACGAATCTTTTGGCCGAATCGCAGGTGTTTCACGAACTGGGTTACGCCACGCTATTGGTTGACTTTCGCGGCTCTGGCGGCTCGGACGGTCATACGACGACGATAGGATTTCGTGAGGCCAATGACGTTCGGGCCGCGGTTGACTTTGCCGCTGAAGAACTGGGATATTCCGCACCGGTTTTGTATGGCCAATCTATGGGAAGTGCTGCCATTCTGAGGGCCATCGCAGTTCATGGTGTCCGGCCACGCGGCATCGTCATCGAGTGCCCATTCGACCGGTTGATTTCTACTGTGGAAAATCGCTTTTCCGCGATGGGATTGCCATCATTTCCTGCCGCTGAATTGCTCGTCTTTTGGGGCGGTGTCCAACAAGGATACTCTGGGTTCTCACACAACCCGGCCGATTACGCGAAGAGCGTGAACTGTCCTACGTTATTGTTGCACGGTGCAAATGACGCTCGCGTGACGCCAGTTCAGGTCCGCCAAGTATTCGATAATCTCGATGGACCAAAGCAACTTGTTCTATTCGATGAACTTGGTCATGGGGCCGGACTATTGGCCGATCCTGAACGCTGGACCTCAGTAATAGCTACCTATCTTGGTGAATTGCCAATAGGAGACATCCGCGTGCGGAACTCCGCGCCTGAACAGAACTAG
- a CDS encoding recombinase family protein, translating to MTPAVGYLRRSTEKQEGSLADQRREIERYAESNGYRIVRWYEDDGISGDATEKRTGFLAMHRAACNGPDFEAILVWDQDRFGRFDSIEAGHWIHPLRNAGVRLVTVAEGPVNWNDFTGRMMYSMKQEGKHQFLRDLSRNTARGQITNAKRGFLCGQAASYGYDRMLVDESGAPLQRVKNGESVAKPRSWHVTLVPTDEPERLDTARWLFDTYANEVIGMRRMAETLNQRGVPGPTGGRWFMGTIREMLRNEAYVGRFVWAKRRMGNYHRVDADEIKARTDGHAMRYNAPESRIVKENAHPAIIDGKIFRAVQEKLDGKKAQRRGKKASPDAYLLSGLLYCGHCGRKMYGSLKSRRKASRTYYYPKYICSTYCSAGRTTGCGYHSVDQGLILDFLVDKLRTEILAGGHREALRQEVLSILRESADSGPGRVEDLRDSLAKIERELEVAKRRFLKAPDDVADMLADELSKMRKSRDLAAVELTKAESTCSTDSIEETADAYVDRLWNLAQEIEKASPSRLRQILSELVDRIDLYFDHVPRGKRIECPISKGISGLREIRPISFRDNRGDCPSFEPFIAACVDAAFSPSSDILVAARILKYSA from the coding sequence ATGACTCCCGCTGTTGGATACCTCAGAAGATCGACAGAGAAGCAGGAAGGGTCGCTGGCCGATCAGCGGCGTGAAATTGAGCGGTATGCCGAGAGCAACGGCTATCGCATAGTTCGATGGTATGAAGACGATGGCATCTCCGGGGACGCCACAGAAAAGCGCACGGGCTTTTTGGCGATGCATCGCGCGGCCTGCAATGGTCCGGACTTTGAGGCGATCCTGGTATGGGACCAAGATCGCTTCGGGCGGTTCGATTCGATCGAAGCCGGACACTGGATTCACCCGCTCCGCAACGCGGGTGTACGCCTGGTGACTGTGGCCGAAGGCCCGGTGAACTGGAACGACTTCACCGGCCGAATGATGTACAGCATGAAGCAGGAGGGGAAGCATCAATTCCTGCGTGATCTGTCGCGCAACACGGCGCGCGGGCAAATTACAAATGCCAAACGCGGATTCCTGTGCGGACAGGCGGCGTCCTATGGCTACGACCGAATGCTTGTTGACGAATCTGGCGCCCCTCTCCAGCGCGTCAAGAACGGAGAATCGGTTGCCAAGCCGCGCAGTTGGCATGTGACACTTGTGCCAACTGATGAACCGGAGAGGTTAGATACGGCTCGCTGGCTGTTCGACACTTATGCCAACGAAGTCATCGGCATGCGGCGAATGGCGGAGACGCTGAACCAGCGCGGCGTCCCAGGCCCGACTGGCGGTCGCTGGTTCATGGGGACCATCCGGGAGATGCTTCGTAACGAAGCCTACGTCGGTCGGTTCGTATGGGCCAAGCGGCGCATGGGGAATTACCATCGTGTCGATGCCGACGAAATCAAAGCTCGGACCGACGGTCACGCGATGCGTTACAACGCTCCGGAATCGCGGATTGTGAAGGAGAATGCCCATCCCGCGATCATCGACGGGAAGATATTCCGGGCCGTGCAGGAGAAGCTCGACGGGAAGAAAGCTCAAAGGCGCGGCAAGAAGGCATCGCCTGATGCCTATCTTCTTTCGGGGCTCCTTTACTGCGGACACTGCGGGCGAAAAATGTACGGCAGTCTCAAGTCACGGCGCAAGGCGAGTCGCACCTATTATTACCCCAAGTACATTTGCAGTACCTACTGCTCGGCAGGGCGGACCACAGGCTGCGGTTACCATTCGGTAGACCAGGGTTTGATTCTCGATTTCCTTGTCGACAAGCTCAGGACCGAGATTCTGGCTGGCGGACACCGCGAAGCCCTCAGGCAGGAAGTGTTGTCGATCCTTCGTGAGTCAGCCGATTCAGGGCCGGGCCGAGTCGAAGACCTGCGAGATTCCTTGGCGAAAATCGAACGGGAGCTTGAGGTTGCCAAGAGGCGATTCCTGAAGGCTCCTGACGACGTCGCAGACATGCTCGCCGATGAACTCTCGAAGATGCGAAAGAGCCGCGATCTGGCGGCCGTAGAACTGACCAAGGCAGAGTCGACGTGCAGCACGGACAGCATCGAAGAAACCGCCGATGCCTACGTCGATCGACTTTGGAACCTCGCCCAGGAAATTGAGAAAGCGAGTCCCTCGCGCTTGCGCCAAATACTGTCGGAGTTGGTCGACCGGATCGATCTTTACTTCGACCACGTGCCGCGAGGCAAGCGAATTGAATGTCCGATCTCTAAAGGAATCTCTGGGTTACGTGAGATACGTCCAATTTCCTTTAGAGACAATCGGGGCGACTGCCCTTCGTTTGAACCGTTCATCGCCGCGTGTGTGGACGCTGCTTTCTCGCCTTCTTCCGATATCCTCGTGGCAGCTCGCATTCTGAAATACTCGGCATAG
- a CDS encoding transposase, with the protein MKKRHSGEQIVAMLRQADVALGKGEKVPEVCEQLGISEQTYYRWRTKYGGMDPQMARQLQELQTENARLKRLVAEKALDNQILREAARPNW; encoded by the coding sequence ATGAAGAAGCGACACAGTGGGGAACAGATCGTAGCGATGCTGCGTCAAGCGGACGTTGCTTTGGGGAAAGGCGAGAAGGTTCCCGAGGTCTGCGAGCAGCTAGGGATCAGCGAACAGACGTATTATCGTTGGCGGACGAAGTACGGCGGAATGGATCCGCAGATGGCGCGTCAGCTGCAAGAATTGCAGACGGAGAACGCGCGGCTGAAGCGTCTGGTGGCCGAGAAAGCGTTGGACAATCAGATCCTGCGTGAGGCCGCCCGCCCAAACTGGTAA
- a CDS encoding DUF1569 domain-containing protein: MSTATLKRRRLDFHSWPEVLADIDHLHRTGYQRAGNWDLSQVLDHVGEGLRTAVRGFDHRGPWIVRKLIGPIILKRILQQRRMKAGIKVPAWWLPGPTHDESDAVNRFRSDLTAFQELKSEPHPHPFFGSISKSQWNDLMLIHSSHHLGFLVPNG; the protein is encoded by the coding sequence TTGTCGACAGCCACGCTTAAACGCCGTCGCCTTGATTTCCACTCGTGGCCCGAGGTATTGGCAGATATCGATCATCTGCACCGCACAGGCTACCAACGTGCAGGCAATTGGGACTTGTCGCAGGTCCTGGACCACGTGGGCGAAGGACTGCGGACGGCGGTGCGCGGCTTCGATCATCGCGGTCCGTGGATTGTGCGCAAGCTGATCGGCCCGATCATTCTCAAGCGCATCCTTCAACAGCGTCGCATGAAGGCCGGCATCAAGGTGCCCGCTTGGTGGCTCCCGGGCCCCACGCACGACGAGTCAGACGCCGTGAATCGCTTTCGCTCCGACCTGACGGCATTTCAAGAACTGAAATCCGAGCCGCACCCGCACCCCTTCTTCGGCTCAATCAGCAAGTCGCAATGGAACGACCTGATGCTGATCCACTCGAGCCACCATTTGGGCTTTCTGGTGCCGAACGGCTAG